From the Bacteroidota bacterium genome, one window contains:
- the secY gene encoding preprotein translocase subunit SecY, whose translation MKNLINTLKNIWTIEDLRFRILYTLGLVLIYRFGTYVVIPGVNSNVLGSYDSEAEGIIALINIFAGGAFSRASIFALGIMPYISASIVVQLLGMAIPYFQKLQKEGESGRRKINQYTRILTIAVTVFQAIGYIPTQILNKPGVVADPSAFWWISSVLILITGTMFIMWIGERITDKGIGNGISLLIMVGIVARLPFAFISEFDSRSHGAGGGFIILLLELVILLFIIIGSILLVQGTRRVPVQFAKKIVGNKQYGGVRQYIPLKVNAAGVMPIIFAQAIMFIPITVAQFAEADSMSGFVATFSDHYGFWYNFVFASLIIIFTYFYTAITVNPNQMAEEMKRNGGFIPGVKPGKKTAEFIDTVMSRITLPGSIFLAFVAILPAFAVILDVTPEFAQFYGGTSLLILVGVVLDTLQQIESHLLMRHYDGLMKSGRIKGRSSMSMASGY comes from the coding sequence GTGAAAAATTTAATAAATACACTTAAAAATATTTGGACTATAGAGGATTTGAGATTTCGTATTCTCTATACTTTGGGTTTAGTATTGATATATCGTTTTGGAACGTATGTTGTAATTCCGGGTGTTAATTCAAATGTTTTGGGCAGTTATGACTCAGAAGCAGAGGGGATTATTGCGTTAATTAATATTTTTGCAGGCGGAGCTTTTTCAAGAGCTTCTATATTTGCGTTGGGGATAATGCCTTATATTTCTGCATCAATTGTTGTTCAATTGTTGGGAATGGCTATTCCTTATTTTCAAAAACTACAAAAAGAAGGAGAGAGTGGAAGAAGAAAAATTAATCAGTACACAAGAATTCTTACTATTGCGGTAACAGTATTTCAAGCAATAGGATACATTCCAACCCAAATTTTAAATAAACCGGGTGTAGTAGCCGATCCATCTGCATTTTGGTGGATATCTTCAGTCCTAATTCTAATTACGGGTACAATGTTCATTATGTGGATTGGGGAAAGAATTACAGACAAAGGGATAGGTAATGGTATATCACTATTAATTATGGTTGGTATTGTGGCTAGATTGCCGTTTGCTTTTATATCTGAATTTGATTCTCGTTCTCATGGAGCTGGAGGAGGTTTTATCATCCTTTTGTTAGAATTGGTAATATTATTGTTCATTATTATCGGCTCAATTCTATTAGTTCAAGGTACAAGAAGAGTTCCTGTGCAATTTGCAAAAAAGATTGTGGGTAATAAACAGTATGGTGGGGTTAGACAATATATTCCATTGAAAGTGAATGCTGCTGGTGTAATGCCAATTATATTTGCACAAGCAATTATGTTTATTCCTATTACTGTGGCTCAGTTTGCTGAGGCGGACTCTATGTCAGGCTTTGTTGCAACATTCTCTGACCATTATGGATTTTGGTATAATTTTGTTTTTGCGTCCTTAATTATAATTTTTACATATTTTTATACTGCCATTACTGTAAATCCAAACCAAATGGCAGAGGAAATGAAACGTAATGGAGGTTTTATTCCTGGTGTTAAGCCTGGTAAGAAAACAGCTGAATTTATTGATACAGTAATGTCTAGAATTACTTTACCAGGGTCTATTTTTCTTGCTTTTGTAGCTATTTTGCCTGCATTTGCTGTTATTCTTGATGTAACTCCTGAATTTGCCCAATTTTATGGTGGTACTTCCTTGTTGATATTGGTTGGTGTTGTTTTGGATACTTTGCAGCAAATTGAAAGTCATTTATTAATGAGACATTACGATGGATTGATGAAATCGGGTAGAATAAAAGGTAGATCATCTATGAGTATGGCTTCTGGTTATTAA
- a CDS encoding DNA-directed RNA polymerase subunit alpha yields the protein MAILDFQKPDKVIMINSSETDGQFEFRPLEPGYGITIGNALRRILLSSLEGYAITAIKIENVDHEFSTVKGITEDVTEIILNLKQVRFKRQITGTETERVIVNITGKDMFTAGDIGKFTSGFQVLNSNLVICHMDSNVKLKIELTIAKGRGYVPAEENKPVNASNGLIPIDSIFTPIKNVKFNIENYRVEQKTDYEKLLVDIVTDGSIHPKDALKEAAKILIHHFMLFSDERITLDTEVKTSEEEFDEASLHMRQLLKTKLVDMDLSVRALNCLKAADVETLGDLVSFNKNDLLKFRNFGKKSLTELEELVQNKGLVFGMNVAKYKLDKD from the coding sequence ATGGCGATTTTAGATTTTCAAAAACCAGATAAGGTTATCATGATAAATTCGAGCGAAACTGACGGGCAGTTTGAGTTCCGTCCGTTAGAGCCCGGGTATGGTATTACTATCGGTAACGCCTTGAGAAGAATTTTACTTTCTTCACTTGAAGGATATGCAATAACAGCTATCAAAATAGAAAATGTTGACCATGAATTTTCAACTGTAAAAGGTATAACAGAGGATGTTACCGAAATTATTTTGAATCTAAAACAAGTTAGATTTAAAAGACAAATTACAGGGACTGAAACAGAACGAGTTATCGTAAATATTACTGGTAAAGATATGTTTACTGCAGGAGATATTGGCAAATTTACTTCTGGCTTTCAAGTGCTAAATTCAAATTTAGTTATTTGTCATATGGACTCTAATGTAAAGCTTAAAATTGAGCTTACTATTGCAAAAGGGCGAGGGTATGTTCCTGCAGAGGAGAACAAACCGGTAAATGCTTCTAATGGTTTAATTCCGATCGATTCAATTTTTACTCCAATAAAAAATGTAAAATTTAATATTGAGAATTACCGTGTTGAGCAAAAAACTGACTATGAAAAACTGTTAGTTGATATTGTTACTGACGGTTCTATTCATCCTAAGGATGCGTTGAAAGAAGCAGCAAAAATTTTGATTCATCATTTTATGTTGTTTTCTGACGAGCGTATAACACTAGATACAGAAGTTAAAACTTCGGAAGAAGAGTTTGATGAGGCTTCATTGCATATGCGTCAGTTGCTTAAAACAAAACTAGTAGATATGGACTTATCTGTTAGAGCATTGAATTGTTTAAAGGCTGCTGATGTAGAAACTTTGGGTGATTTAGTATCATTCAATAAGAATGATTTATTGAAGTTTAGAAATTTCGGTAAAAAATCACTTACTGAATTGGAAGAGCTTGTTCAAAATAAAGGCTTGGTATTTGGAATGAATGTAGCTAAATACAAGTTGGATAAAGACTAG
- the rpsK gene encoding 30S ribosomal protein S11, with protein sequence MAKTTDKASATSKAAAKKRVVKVDAIGQAHINATFNNIIISLTNNAGQVISWSSAGKMGFKGSKKNTPYAAQMAAQECGKVAYDLGLRKVKVFLKGPGAGRESAIRSINAAGIEVSEIMDITPIPHNGCRAPKRRRV encoded by the coding sequence ATGGCAAAAACAACAGACAAAGCGAGCGCAACAAGTAAAGCAGCCGCAAAAAAAAGAGTTGTAAAAGTTGACGCAATTGGTCAAGCACATATAAACGCAACATTTAATAACATTATTATCTCTTTAACTAATAATGCTGGTCAAGTAATCTCTTGGTCAAGTGCCGGAAAAATGGGCTTTAAGGGTTCTAAGAAGAACACTCCTTATGCGGCTCAAATGGCTGCTCAAGAATGTGGAAAGGTAGCATATGATTTAGGTTTAAGGAAGGTAAAGGTGTTTTTAAAAGGGCCTGGAGCGGGTAGAGAGTCTGCAATTCGTTCTATAAATGCAGCTGGTATTGAGGTTTCTGAGATAATGGACATTACTCCAATTCCACACAACGGATGCCGTGCTCCTAAGAGAAGAAGAGTATAA
- a CDS encoding phosphoglucomutase/phosphomannomutase family protein: protein MNSRVTIKFGTDGWRAIIGKDFTVDNVARVAEATAKWLLKNYKNPSVVIGHDCRFAGELFAETVSKVMVAYNVKVYLSKGIVSTPMISLGAVKIETSVGIIITASHNPPEYNGFKLKGSYGGPLVPEKVAEIEEIMPSECQIDYAGIALDTAVSTKQLEYVDLETMYCAHIEKNFDLQAIKKSGLQFAYDAMYGAGQNVMKRLFPEVVKLHCEHNPQFNNTAPEPIHKNLQEFSNLIKSNGNIACGLATDGDADRIGLYDNKGNFVDSHHIILLLIKYLVEAKHMKGKVVNAFSVTPRVKKMCEHFGLEYQVVKIGFKYVAGIMIEDDVLLGGEESGGIAIKGHIPERDGIWIGLVIWEYMAKSGKTLEQLIEDVYKITDSFAFERYDLHLDEALKNKIVSNCTNNTYKTFGDYAVKRVETIDGWKYFFNEHEWLMIRASGTEPVLRTYAESFTKEKALDILEKTKKQLLAS from the coding sequence ATGAATTCAAGAGTAACTATAAAATTTGGAACCGATGGTTGGAGAGCCATCATTGGAAAAGACTTTACCGTTGATAATGTAGCACGTGTGGCAGAGGCTACTGCTAAGTGGCTGTTGAAGAACTATAAAAATCCATCAGTTGTGATTGGGCATGATTGCCGATTTGCAGGAGAGCTTTTTGCAGAAACGGTTTCCAAGGTAATGGTTGCATACAATGTGAAAGTTTACCTTTCAAAAGGAATTGTTTCAACACCAATGATATCGTTAGGTGCTGTAAAAATAGAAACTTCTGTTGGAATAATAATTACAGCTAGCCACAATCCGCCAGAATATAATGGTTTTAAGCTGAAAGGTTCGTACGGTGGACCATTGGTGCCGGAAAAAGTTGCAGAAATAGAAGAGATAATGCCTTCCGAATGTCAGATTGATTATGCTGGAATTGCATTAGATACTGCTGTTTCGACAAAACAGCTAGAATATGTTGATTTAGAAACCATGTATTGCGCGCATATAGAGAAGAATTTTGATTTGCAAGCTATAAAGAAGAGTGGATTGCAATTTGCTTACGATGCTATGTATGGAGCAGGACAAAATGTAATGAAGCGCTTATTTCCTGAAGTAGTAAAATTGCACTGTGAACACAATCCGCAATTCAACAATACAGCACCGGAGCCTATTCATAAAAATTTGCAAGAGTTTTCTAATTTGATAAAATCAAATGGAAATATTGCTTGCGGTTTAGCTACCGATGGAGATGCCGATAGAATTGGTTTGTATGACAACAAAGGAAATTTTGTTGATTCGCACCATATTATTTTATTGCTTATAAAATATTTAGTGGAGGCAAAACATATGAAAGGCAAAGTAGTTAATGCTTTTTCGGTTACCCCCCGTGTTAAAAAAATGTGCGAGCATTTTGGTTTGGAATACCAAGTAGTAAAAATTGGCTTTAAATATGTTGCCGGTATTATGATTGAAGACGATGTGTTGTTGGGTGGTGAAGAATCCGGTGGAATAGCAATAAAAGGTCATATTCCGGAGCGTGATGGAATTTGGATTGGTTTGGTAATATGGGAATACATGGCTAAATCGGGAAAAACGTTGGAGCAGCTTATTGAAGATGTATATAAAATAACCGATTCGTTTGCTTTTGAGCGTTATGATTTGCATTTGGACGAAGCCTTAAAAAATAAAATTGTGAGTAATTGCACCAACAATACCTATAAAACGTTTGGAGACTATGCTGTTAAACGTGTAGAGACAATTGATGGGTGGAAATATTTTTTTAATGAACACGAATGGCTTATGATTAGAGCTTCGGGTACCGAGCCTGTTTTACGAACGTATGCAGAATCATTTACCAAAGAAAAGGCTTTGGATATTTTAGAGAAAACCAAAAAACAATTATTGGCGAGTTAG
- a CDS encoding aspartyl protease family protein: protein MKNEKMFRYCIFFTLLFLLGCDTIKTVKIIRRGEVDQKQFKTQIPFEFKDGLIIVKVGINGVEYNFIVDTGAPNVLSTELATELKLKNTSKQKVEDSHGASSALGFTTINKLTIGGIDFLNTGAAIADLKQNPILECHHIKGFIGANLMRKAIWEFDFKNKMISIANSIDSFRIPSNANLVPFYTDITGTPFIDMSYNGLIDKNVTVDFGYNGNIETSTVVFNKLKQSKLISDNTCRFGCNSFGLSGRGNNDTIYDAVISKIKIGDITLTDYVVSFNQDKSKSNIKLIGTAFFKNYRIILNWNKNKLILIKNNDNTSTKAKGHAISCGFAPIFEKGILFIGMIDKNSDSEKQGLKIGDEILEVNGTNYRNFTQEKYCEIVNNNGFFSFETDTIILITIKRDSQELKFKITPN, encoded by the coding sequence ATGAAAAATGAAAAAATGTTTAGATATTGTATATTTTTCACTCTCTTATTTTTACTTGGATGCGACACAATAAAAACAGTAAAAATAATTAGAAGAGGGGAAGTTGATCAAAAACAGTTTAAAACACAAATACCATTTGAATTTAAAGATGGATTAATAATAGTAAAAGTTGGTATTAATGGTGTTGAGTATAATTTTATAGTTGATACAGGAGCTCCGAATGTTCTATCAACAGAACTAGCAACTGAACTAAAGTTAAAGAATACCTCAAAACAAAAAGTAGAAGATTCTCATGGTGCTAGCTCTGCTTTGGGCTTTACAACAATTAACAAACTAACAATTGGGGGGATTGATTTTTTAAATACAGGAGCCGCAATTGCAGATTTAAAACAAAACCCAATTTTGGAATGTCATCACATAAAAGGTTTTATTGGAGCTAATTTGATGAGAAAAGCAATTTGGGAATTTGATTTTAAAAATAAAATGATCTCTATTGCTAATAGTATAGATTCTTTTCGCATTCCCTCAAATGCGAATCTCGTTCCTTTTTATACAGATATAACAGGAACACCATTCATTGATATGAGCTACAACGGCCTGATTGATAAAAACGTTACTGTTGATTTTGGCTATAATGGAAATATAGAAACCTCAACAGTTGTATTTAATAAACTTAAACAATCGAAATTAATATCTGATAATACCTGTAGATTTGGGTGTAATAGTTTTGGTTTGAGTGGTAGAGGCAATAATGATACTATTTATGATGCAGTTATTTCAAAAATAAAAATTGGGGATATTACATTAACTGATTATGTTGTTTCTTTTAATCAAGATAAAAGTAAAAGTAATATCAAATTAATCGGCACAGCTTTTTTTAAAAACTATAGAATAATTCTAAACTGGAATAAGAACAAACTAATACTCATTAAGAACAATGACAATACTAGCACAAAGGCAAAGGGCCATGCTATTAGCTGTGGCTTCGCTCCTATTTTTGAAAAGGGGATACTTTTTATAGGAATGATTGATAAAAATTCCGATTCGGAAAAACAAGGATTGAAAATAGGTGACGAAATTTTAGAGGTTAATGGCACCAACTATCGTAACTTTACACAAGAAAAATATTGCGAAATAGTAAATAATAATGGTTTTTTTTCATTCGAAACAGATACTATCATCTTAATTACAATAAAGAGAGATTCTCAAGAATTAAAATTTAAAATAACCCCAAATTAA
- the rpmD gene encoding 50S ribosomal protein L30 has protein sequence MAKIKITQIKSGIDRPERQKRTLTALGFRKVQQTVELEATPQILGMVEKVKHLVKIEA, from the coding sequence ATGGCAAAGATTAAAATTACTCAAATTAAGAGTGGAATTGACAGACCTGAGCGTCAAAAAAGAACATTGACAGCATTAGGCTTTAGAAAGGTTCAACAAACTGTTGAATTAGAAGCTACTCCTCAGATATTAGGAATGGTTGAAAAGGTAAAACATTTAGTAAAGATAGAAGCATAA
- a CDS encoding YceI family protein gives MKKTITMGAMILTTALTEVEAQTTTWAIDPSHTKVGFSVTHMMVAETEGKFKMYDGKVTSSKEDFTDAQIEFSIDVASINTDDEKRDGHLKSPDFFDVEKFPKMKFKSKSFKKVADKKYKLSGELTIKDVTKAVEFDVIYNGTAQNPWTKAIVAGFKLDGTINRVDYGLKWNAALEAGGVIVGENVKIKCDVELNKK, from the coding sequence ATGAAAAAAACAATCACAATGGGAGCAATGATTCTTACCACAGCGCTTACAGAAGTAGAAGCGCAAACTACAACATGGGCAATCGATCCATCACACACCAAAGTTGGTTTTAGTGTAACACACATGATGGTTGCCGAAACAGAAGGTAAATTCAAAATGTATGACGGAAAAGTAACTTCATCAAAAGAAGACTTTACAGACGCTCAAATTGAATTTTCTATCGATGTTGCAAGCATCAATACAGACGATGAAAAAAGAGATGGCCATTTAAAATCTCCTGATTTCTTTGATGTAGAGAAATTTCCAAAAATGAAATTTAAAAGCAAATCGTTTAAAAAGGTAGCTGATAAAAAATACAAACTAAGTGGAGAACTTACCATTAAAGACGTAACAAAAGCAGTTGAGTTTGATGTTATATATAATGGCACAGCCCAAAACCCTTGGACCAAAGCTATTGTAGCCGGATTTAAATTAGATGGCACAATAAACCGTGTTGATTATGGCTTAAAATGGAATGCCGCATTAGAAGCAGGAGGGGTAATTGTTGGTGAGAACGTAAAAATTAAATGTGATGTTGAGTTAAATAAAAAATAA
- the map gene encoding type I methionyl aminopeptidase, with protein sequence MIHLKTKEEIELIRNSSLLVGQTLAEVGKLIRPGVTTLALDKVAESFILDNGGKPGFKGYNGYKHTLCVSVNSVVVHGIPNSIELKEGDIVSVDCGVLKNGFYGDSAFTFGVGQIDTVVQKLLTVTYECLYKGIEMAVTGNRVGDISEAIQTHAESNGFSVVRELVGHGVGRSLHEAPEVPNYGKKGSGPKLKEGIVIAIEPMINMGKKNVVQENDGWTIRTLDRLPSAHFEHTIAIGDKKADILSSFSYLEEIVKVVK encoded by the coding sequence ATGATTCATCTTAAAACTAAAGAGGAAATAGAGTTAATTAGAAATAGTTCTTTACTTGTTGGACAAACGCTTGCGGAGGTTGGAAAACTAATAAGGCCAGGAGTAACAACCTTGGCGTTAGATAAGGTTGCAGAGTCGTTTATACTTGATAATGGCGGCAAGCCTGGTTTTAAAGGATATAACGGTTACAAACATACACTTTGTGTATCAGTAAACTCTGTAGTAGTACATGGCATCCCCAATTCAATTGAGCTGAAAGAAGGTGATATTGTATCTGTTGATTGTGGTGTACTTAAAAATGGCTTTTATGGAGATTCGGCTTTTACTTTTGGAGTTGGTCAAATAGATACAGTAGTTCAAAAACTACTAACGGTAACTTACGAATGTTTGTATAAGGGTATAGAGATGGCTGTGACAGGAAATAGAGTTGGAGATATTAGCGAAGCTATTCAAACTCATGCTGAATCGAATGGTTTTTCAGTAGTGAGGGAATTGGTTGGTCATGGGGTTGGAAGAAGTTTGCATGAGGCACCTGAGGTTCCTAACTATGGAAAAAAAGGTAGTGGCCCGAAATTGAAAGAAGGAATTGTAATTGCTATAGAGCCCATGATAAATATGGGGAAAAAGAATGTTGTTCAAGAGAATGATGGTTGGACGATTAGAACATTGGATAGATTGCCATCAGCGCATTTTGAACATACAATTGCGATTGGAGATAAGAAAGCAGATATATTATCAAGTTTTTCTTATTTGGAAGAAATAGTTAAAGTAGTAAAATAA
- the rplO gene encoding 50S ribosomal protein L15, whose protein sequence is MNLSKLTPAKGSIKNNTRKGRGQGSGKGGTSTRGHKGAQSRSGYSQKKGFEGGQMPLQRRVPKFGFKNINRVEYRGINLDMIQSIIDKSNVAVLDPAVLVEKGLANKRDLIKILGRGEVKSKVDIKAHAFSDTAKKAIEAKGGSVVVIE, encoded by the coding sequence ATGAATTTAAGTAAATTAACTCCTGCAAAAGGATCGATAAAAAACAACACAAGAAAAGGTCGTGGGCAAGGTTCTGGTAAGGGTGGAACCTCTACTAGAGGTCATAAGGGAGCACAATCTAGATCTGGATATAGCCAAAAGAAAGGTTTTGAAGGAGGGCAGATGCCTTTACAAAGAAGGGTTCCTAAATTCGGGTTTAAGAACATTAATCGTGTTGAATACAGAGGTATCAACTTAGATATGATTCAAAGTATTATTGATAAATCAAATGTTGCTGTATTGGATCCTGCTGTTCTTGTTGAAAAAGGGTTGGCAAACAAAAGAGATTTAATTAAAATTTTAGGTAGAGGCGAAGTTAAGTCCAAAGTTGATATCAAAGCTCATGCATTTTCTGATACTGCTAAAAAAGCGATTGAAGCAAAAGGTGGTTCAGTAGTTGTTATTGAATAA
- the rplQ gene encoding 50S ribosomal protein L17, translated as MRHGNKNNHLGRKDGHRRLMLANLATSLIMHKRINTTIAKAKVLRTYVEPLITKSKDDSTHSRRIVFSYLQNKEAVATLFKDISPKIAERKGGYTRIIKTGPRPGDNAEMCLIELVDFNENLLKGTSSTADKKSKPTTRRSRKKTTTTKAEAADSGNKESAE; from the coding sequence ATGAGACACGGAAATAAAAATAATCATTTAGGTAGAAAAGATGGGCATAGAAGATTGATGTTGGCAAATCTTGCAACTTCGCTTATCATGCATAAAAGAATTAATACCACTATTGCTAAAGCGAAAGTGTTAAGAACATATGTAGAGCCATTAATTACTAAATCTAAGGATGATTCTACTCATTCGCGTAGAATAGTATTTAGTTATTTGCAAAATAAAGAGGCTGTGGCTACTTTATTTAAGGATATTTCTCCAAAAATTGCAGAAAGAAAAGGTGGTTATACAAGAATTATTAAGACAGGACCAAGGCCTGGTGATAATGCAGAAATGTGTTTAATCGAGTTGGTAGATTTTAATGAAAATTTACTAAAAGGAACATCTTCTACTGCTGATAAAAAATCTAAACCTACAACTAGAAGAAGTAGAAAGAAAACTACAACTACAAAAGCAGAAGCTGCTGATTCTGGTAATAAGGAGTCTGCTGAGTAA
- the rpsE gene encoding 30S ribosomal protein S5: MSKVNVKRVKSSEIELKDRLVAVQRVTKVTKGGRTFSFAAIVVVGNEKGVVGYGLGKAKEVTDAISKGIDDAKKNLIKVAVNKGTVPHEQHGKFSGSVVFLKPASHGTGVIAGGAMRAVLESVGITDVLAKSKGSSNPHNVVKATIDALTKMRDAATVAQQRGISLDKVFNG; the protein is encoded by the coding sequence ATGTCTAAAGTAAACGTAAAAAGAGTTAAGTCAAGCGAAATAGAACTAAAAGATAGATTAGTTGCAGTTCAGCGTGTTACCAAAGTAACAAAAGGTGGACGTACATTTAGTTTTGCAGCTATTGTTGTTGTTGGAAATGAAAAGGGGGTTGTTGGTTATGGCTTAGGCAAAGCAAAAGAAGTTACCGATGCTATAAGCAAGGGAATTGATGATGCTAAGAAAAATTTGATTAAAGTTGCAGTAAATAAGGGTACTGTACCACATGAGCAACATGGAAAATTTAGTGGGTCTGTGGTGTTTTTGAAACCTGCATCTCATGGTACTGGAGTAATTGCCGGTGGTGCTATGCGTGCTGTTTTAGAAAGTGTTGGTATTACCGATGTGTTAGCAAAATCAAAGGGATCTTCAAATCCACACAATGTTGTTAAGGCAACGATTGATGCACTTACCAAAATGAGAGATGCAGCTACTGTGGCTCAACAAAGGGGAATTAGCTTAGATAAAGTATTTAACGGATAA
- the rpmJ gene encoding 50S ribosomal protein L36 — MKVRTSIKKRSVDCKIVRRKGRLYIINKKNPKFKQRQK, encoded by the coding sequence ATGAAAGTTAGAACATCAATTAAAAAAAGAAGTGTTGATTGTAAAATTGTTAGAAGAAAAGGACGTTTATATATTATAAACAAGAAAAATCCTAAATTCAAACAAAGACAAAAATAA
- a CDS encoding type II toxin-antitoxin system RelE/ParE family toxin: MKIEFKKSFLKDLKKLNNKNLKNAIAECIIQAESAENISEIKNLKKLIGYSIYYRIRIGDYKIELKVENKTIYFVIIEHRKDIYTNFP; the protein is encoded by the coding sequence ATGAAAATTGAATTCAAAAAATCTTTTCTCAAAGATTTAAAAAAGCTCAATAACAAGAATCTAAAAAATGCAATTGCAGAATGTATTATCCAAGCCGAATCTGCTGAAAACATTTCTGAAATAAAAAACTTAAAAAAATTAATAGGATACTCTATCTACTATCGAATAAGAATTGGCGATTATAAAATTGAACTAAAAGTCGAAAACAAAACCATCTATTTTGTTATAATTGAACACAGAAAAGATATTTATACAAATTTCCCCTAG
- the infA gene encoding translation initiation factor IF-1, whose protein sequence is MAKQPSIEQDGTIIEALSNAMFRVELENGHIITAHISGKMRMHYIKILPGDKVKVEMSPYDLTKGRISFRYK, encoded by the coding sequence ATGGCAAAACAACCATCCATTGAACAAGATGGGACAATAATTGAAGCATTGTCTAATGCAATGTTTCGAGTTGAGCTTGAAAATGGGCATATTATAACAGCTCATATTTCCGGCAAAATGAGGATGCATTATATTAAAATATTACCAGGAGATAAAGTAAAGGTTGAGATGTCTCCATATGATTTAACAAAAGGAAGAATATCGTTTAGATATAAGTAA
- the rpsD gene encoding 30S ribosomal protein S4 yields MARYIGPKSKIARRFKEPIFGSDRVLEKKNYPPGMHGLNKKRSKQSEYAVQLQEKQKVKYTYGILERQFAKTFERASRAKGITGEVLLQLIESRLDNVVYRMGIAPTRSAARQLVSHSHIMVNGNVVNISSYILKPGDTVAVRERSKSLEVISNNAGSSANKYPWLDFNSSTMEGKFISVPDRTLIPENIKEQLIVELYSK; encoded by the coding sequence ATGGCAAGATACATTGGCCCAAAATCGAAAATAGCAAGAAGATTTAAAGAACCAATTTTTGGTTCTGATAGGGTTTTAGAAAAAAAGAACTATCCTCCGGGAATGCACGGTTTAAATAAGAAGAGATCAAAACAATCTGAGTATGCTGTTCAGCTTCAAGAAAAGCAAAAGGTAAAGTATACTTATGGTATATTGGAAAGGCAATTTGCTAAAACTTTCGAGAGAGCATCTAGAGCGAAAGGTATTACAGGTGAGGTTTTATTGCAACTTATCGAATCAAGATTAGATAATGTTGTTTACAGAATGGGAATTGCTCCTACAAGATCTGCTGCAAGACAACTTGTATCACATAGTCATATAATGGTAAATGGAAATGTTGTTAATATTTCTTCTTATATATTAAAACCTGGAGATACTGTTGCTGTAAGAGAAAGATCTAAATCGTTAGAGGTTATTAGTAATAATGCAGGTTCATCTGCAAATAAATATCCTTGGTTAGATTTTAATAGTTCTACTATGGAAGGTAAGTTTATTTCTGTACCTGATAGAACGTTAATTCCTGAGAATATTAAGGAACAATTAATAGTGGAGTTGTATTCTAAGTAA
- the rpsM gene encoding 30S ribosomal protein S13 has translation MARIAGIDLPKNKRGEIGLTYIYGIGRSSAKKILTKAEIDFDKKVSDWDDDDLAKIRTIINEKHKVEGALRSETQLNIKRLVDIGSYRGMRHRNGLPVRGQTTKNNARTRKGRRKTVANKKVAAKK, from the coding sequence ATGGCAAGGATTGCAGGTATAGATTTACCAAAAAATAAAAGAGGAGAAATTGGTCTTACATACATTTATGGTATTGGAAGAAGTTCAGCTAAGAAAATTCTTACAAAAGCTGAGATTGATTTTGATAAAAAAGTAAGCGATTGGGATGATGATGATTTGGCAAAAATAAGAACTATTATTAATGAGAAACACAAGGTTGAAGGTGCATTAAGATCTGAAACCCAGCTTAACATTAAACGTTTGGTGGATATTGGATCATATAGAGGTATGAGACATAGAAATGGTTTACCTGTTAGAGGTCAAACTACTAAAAACAATGCACGCACCAGAAAAGGAAGAAGAAAAACTGTGGCGAATAAAAAAGTAGCAGCTAAGAAATAA